Proteins co-encoded in one Haloarcula pelagica genomic window:
- a CDS encoding HVO_0476 family zinc finger protein: MTTVSPGERLGLPCPACSPDLETVHEVLKDGGQVTVRCTECDHVHKEQLPEETTVPRDVVVSQDGESFTARVDVPEDEQLAVGEEFLLETEEAVVTARITSLETDEGREDDAPVDAVETIWSRAVGNVAVNVTMHPKDGRHDETESFKLQVPGDYEFRVGETEAFGDEEFTVEGLHIRDDAHGYDFDKLDYEGDSAVAKDINRLYVRDESTTAWSAW; encoded by the coding sequence ATGACTACAGTTTCACCCGGCGAGCGGCTCGGCCTCCCCTGTCCCGCCTGTTCGCCCGACCTGGAGACCGTCCACGAAGTACTGAAAGACGGCGGCCAGGTCACGGTCCGGTGTACGGAGTGTGACCACGTCCACAAGGAACAGCTCCCCGAGGAGACGACCGTGCCCCGGGACGTTGTCGTCTCTCAGGACGGCGAATCGTTCACCGCACGGGTCGACGTACCGGAGGACGAACAGCTCGCCGTCGGCGAGGAGTTCCTCTTAGAGACCGAGGAAGCTGTCGTGACGGCCCGGATCACGAGCCTGGAGACCGACGAGGGCCGCGAGGACGACGCCCCGGTCGACGCCGTCGAGACCATCTGGTCCCGTGCGGTCGGCAACGTCGCGGTCAACGTCACGATGCACCCCAAGGACGGCCGCCACGACGAGACAGAGAGCTTCAAGCTCCAGGTCCCCGGTGACTACGAGTTCCGCGTCGGCGAGACCGAAGCTTTCGGCGACGAGGAGTTCACCGTCGAGGGGCTCCACATCCGCGACGACGCCCACGGCTACGACTTCGACAAGCTGGACTACGAGGGCGACAGCGCCGTCGCGAAGGACATCAACCGACTGTACGTCCGCGACGAGTCGACGACCGCGTGGTCGGCTTGGTAG
- a CDS encoding aminotransferase class V-fold PLP-dependent enzyme: MDPAELRRSIPALEECTYFNTGASGPSPRHVVEAATDFIERHEFEGHGPQDPYEMGFGAIDAAREVAADFLGAGTDDLALTRSTADGISLVAGAIDFQPGDVVVRTDLEHPAGTLPWDRLADTHDIEVRVVPTERGRLDTAALKDAVADARLVVLSSLTWTHGTRLPVAEVTDIAHDAGAQVLVDAVQSVGHHPVDVTEWGADFVACAGHKWLLGVWGAGMLYVHPDGHDRLRQTRIGYRSVEDPGASEYTYHAGGRRFEVGTTTPAPYVALAEAIETIEEIGLDTVQSRGERLTDRLKAGLGDRLLSPEEYESGLVTFAVEDPEATVERLGEAGVVVRSLPHPEGAVRASVHAFNTAEDVDRLLDAL; this comes from the coding sequence ATGGACCCTGCCGAGCTCCGTCGGTCGATCCCGGCACTGGAGGAGTGTACCTACTTCAACACCGGCGCGAGCGGCCCGAGCCCGCGCCACGTCGTCGAGGCGGCGACCGATTTCATAGAACGCCACGAGTTCGAGGGCCACGGCCCACAGGACCCCTACGAGATGGGCTTTGGCGCGATCGATGCCGCCCGCGAGGTGGCCGCCGACTTCCTCGGTGCCGGGACCGACGACCTCGCGCTCACCCGTAGCACCGCCGACGGGATCAGTCTCGTCGCCGGCGCGATCGACTTCCAGCCGGGCGACGTGGTCGTACGGACCGATCTCGAACACCCCGCTGGGACACTCCCCTGGGACCGGCTGGCCGACACGCACGACATCGAGGTTCGGGTCGTCCCGACCGAGCGGGGACGACTCGACACGGCGGCGCTGAAAGACGCCGTCGCGGACGCGCGGCTGGTCGTCCTGAGTTCGCTCACCTGGACTCACGGCACCCGACTCCCGGTCGCCGAGGTCACCGACATCGCCCACGACGCGGGGGCACAGGTGCTCGTCGACGCCGTCCAGTCGGTCGGGCACCACCCGGTCGACGTGACCGAGTGGGGCGCGGACTTCGTGGCCTGTGCCGGCCACAAGTGGCTACTGGGGGTGTGGGGCGCCGGCATGCTGTACGTCCATCCGGATGGCCACGACCGACTGCGACAGACCCGGATCGGCTACCGGAGCGTCGAGGACCCCGGCGCCAGCGAGTACACGTACCACGCCGGCGGCCGGCGCTTCGAGGTCGGGACGACCACGCCGGCGCCCTACGTCGCGCTGGCCGAGGCGATCGAGACGATCGAGGAGATCGGGCTCGATACCGTGCAATCCCGGGGTGAGCGGCTGACCGACCGGCTGAAAGCGGGGCTCGGCGACCGACTGCTGAGTCCCGAGGAGTACGAGTCCGGGCTGGTCACCTTCGCCGTCGAGGACCCCGAGGCGACGGTCGAACGGCTCGGCGAGGCCGGCGTCGTCGTCCGGTCGCTCCCCCACCCGGAGGGCGCCGTCCGGGCGTCGGTCCACGCGTTCAACACCGCCGAGGACGTGGACCGACTGCTCGACGCGCTGTAG
- a CDS encoding protein-L-isoaspartate O-methyltransferase family protein produces MDTAVLRDDMVDSLQHDSKGAVQSAWLSAAMRSVPREAFVPEEQAYSDRPFEVMGTRVLSPSTAARLLEALGPAADDDVLVVGAGVGYTAAVLAERVGAANVQAVDITRRLVIEARSNLATAGYDAVLVDRRNGADGLPEYAPYDRILLEAAAISPPRSLVDQLAPDGQLVMPLGAGEQTLTIVDADGETERLGGVAFAPMLVEGEQADTVERNRTHREDRERARKAAETRPGWEHEWIDWD; encoded by the coding sequence ATGGACACTGCGGTGCTGCGGGACGACATGGTCGACAGCCTCCAACACGACAGCAAGGGTGCCGTCCAGAGCGCGTGGCTGTCGGCGGCGATGCGGTCGGTCCCGCGTGAGGCGTTCGTCCCCGAGGAGCAGGCCTACTCCGACCGGCCGTTCGAGGTCATGGGGACCCGCGTCCTCTCGCCGAGCACCGCAGCACGCCTGCTGGAAGCGCTCGGGCCGGCCGCGGACGACGACGTGCTGGTCGTCGGTGCCGGCGTCGGCTACACCGCCGCGGTGCTGGCCGAGCGGGTCGGTGCCGCGAACGTCCAGGCGGTCGACATCACCCGGCGGCTGGTCATCGAGGCGCGGTCGAACCTGGCCACGGCCGGCTACGACGCGGTGCTGGTCGACCGCCGAAACGGCGCCGACGGACTGCCGGAGTACGCGCCCTACGACCGCATCCTGCTGGAGGCCGCCGCGATCAGTCCGCCCCGTTCGCTGGTCGACCAACTGGCTCCCGATGGACAACTCGTGATGCCCCTCGGCGCCGGCGAACAGACGCTGACGATCGTCGACGCCGACGGGGAGACCGAGCGCCTGGGGGGTGTCGCGTTCGCGCCGATGCTCGTCGAGGGCGAGCAGGCCGACACCGTCGAACGCAACCGGACCCACCGGGAGGATCGCGAACGTGCGCGCAAGGCGGCCGAGACCCGACCGGGCTGGGAACACGAGTGGATCGACTGGGACTAG
- a CDS encoding RNA ligase, which translates to MGGDWTSALDLAGTDPADLEEHFEREWFRGREYRHLSAARHGIERGTAVVDGVVVRGYPSLPRALVLDPTVPEFFDGPVAVEEKLNGYNVRLARVDGDLLAFTRSGFVCPYTTDIVSETVDATAFFDAHPERMLCGELVGPENPYTAHDYDDVDSAAFYVFDVRDRESGAPMPVERRRDCCREYGLDAVREFGTVTPAAAVDTVREAIRRLDAQGREGVVMKSADGRRALKYTTSTIHRADLAHAFGLPFDYGREFVFPRILREAFQAVEFDESDAEVRERARRLGEAVLTPAVETIRAVEAGDPVGETHTVRGDPEAIESLLSHFRDQGLALHVERDDREDGERVVTFTKVAHATRDKTEYYLAGGTVDE; encoded by the coding sequence ATGGGCGGTGACTGGACGAGCGCGCTGGACCTGGCGGGAACCGACCCCGCGGACCTCGAAGAGCACTTCGAGCGCGAGTGGTTCCGCGGCCGGGAGTACCGACACCTCTCGGCGGCCCGGCACGGCATCGAACGCGGGACTGCCGTCGTCGACGGCGTCGTCGTCCGTGGCTACCCCTCGCTCCCGCGTGCGCTCGTGCTCGACCCGACGGTCCCGGAGTTCTTCGACGGCCCGGTCGCCGTCGAGGAGAAACTCAACGGCTACAACGTCCGCCTCGCGCGTGTCGACGGCGACCTGCTGGCGTTCACCCGCAGCGGGTTCGTCTGTCCGTACACCACCGACATCGTCTCAGAGACGGTCGACGCCACGGCGTTTTTCGACGCTCACCCGGAACGGATGCTCTGTGGCGAACTGGTCGGGCCGGAGAACCCCTACACGGCCCACGACTACGACGACGTGGACTCGGCGGCGTTCTACGTCTTCGACGTTCGGGACCGCGAGAGCGGGGCGCCGATGCCCGTCGAGCGCCGCCGGGACTGCTGTCGCGAGTACGGGCTCGACGCGGTCCGGGAGTTCGGGACCGTCACGCCCGCGGCCGCCGTCGACACCGTCAGGGAGGCGATCCGGCGCCTCGACGCACAGGGGCGCGAAGGCGTCGTCATGAAGTCGGCGGACGGCCGGCGGGCGCTGAAGTACACCACCAGCACGATCCACCGGGCGGACCTCGCACACGCCTTCGGACTCCCTTTCGACTACGGCCGGGAGTTCGTCTTCCCGCGAATCCTCCGCGAGGCGTTCCAGGCCGTCGAGTTCGACGAGTCCGACGCCGAGGTGCGCGAACGCGCCCGGCGCCTCGGCGAAGCGGTCCTTACGCCGGCCGTCGAGACCATCCGGGCGGTCGAAGCCGGCGATCCGGTGGGCGAGACCCACACCGTCCGTGGCGACCCCGAAGCGATCGAATCGTTGCTGTCACACTTCCGGGACCAGGGGCTGGCGCTACACGTCGAACGGGACGACCGCGAGGACGGCGAACGAGTGGTGACGTTCA
- a CDS encoding aminopeptidase: MDNSSLRRPAETAVTQCLNLQPDESCAVVTDDKRKAIGEALYRVAAEITDDTVFVRYPPGDQHGEEPPAPVAGAMRTADVVLAPTTKSLSHTEARSEANAAGARVATLPGITEGVFLMGLDADYERIREHCEAVLAQVRDASEIRVTSPQGTDITFGLGSREWQLDTGIVHEPGEMSNLPAGEVFLAPETADGRFVVDGTMRPHGKLDGVHLEFEVADGSVTEVGDPDVRAELEAAAEAVGRDAYNLAELGIGTNVAVTELVGSVLLDEKAAGTVHIAIGDDHAIGGDTHAPIHLDGILTEPTVYADGEAIDLPSAE; the protein is encoded by the coding sequence ATGGACAACTCGTCGCTCAGGCGCCCGGCCGAGACGGCCGTCACGCAGTGTCTGAACCTCCAGCCGGACGAATCGTGTGCGGTCGTCACCGACGACAAACGGAAAGCCATCGGCGAGGCGCTCTACCGGGTCGCTGCCGAGATCACCGACGACACCGTCTTCGTCCGGTACCCGCCGGGTGACCAACACGGCGAGGAGCCTCCTGCGCCGGTCGCCGGCGCGATGCGGACCGCCGACGTGGTGCTGGCACCGACGACCAAGAGCCTGAGCCACACCGAGGCCCGCAGCGAGGCAAACGCCGCCGGCGCCCGTGTCGCGACGCTGCCGGGTATCACCGAGGGCGTCTTCCTCATGGGACTGGACGCCGACTACGAGCGCATCCGCGAACACTGCGAGGCGGTGCTCGCGCAGGTCCGGGACGCCAGCGAAATCCGAGTCACCTCGCCACAGGGGACCGACATCACGTTCGGTCTCGGTAGCCGAGAGTGGCAACTCGACACCGGCATCGTCCACGAACCGGGCGAGATGTCGAACCTCCCGGCCGGCGAGGTGTTCCTCGCGCCCGAGACCGCAGACGGGCGGTTCGTCGTCGACGGGACGATGCGTCCCCACGGGAAACTGGACGGCGTACACCTCGAGTTCGAGGTCGCGGACGGCTCCGTCACCGAGGTCGGCGACCCCGACGTTCGGGCGGAACTGGAGGCGGCCGCCGAGGCGGTCGGCCGGGACGCCTACAACCTCGCGGAACTGGGTATCGGGACGAACGTCGCCGTCACGGAACTGGTCGGCTCGGTCCTACTGGACGAGAAGGCCGCAGGTACCGTCCACATCGCCATCGGGGACGACCACGCCATCGGCGGGGACACCCACGCACCGATCCACCTGGACGGCATCCTGACCGAACCCACGGTGTACGCCGACGGCGAGGCGATCGACCTCCCGTCCGCCGAATGA
- a CDS encoding metallophosphoesterase, whose amino-acid sequence MHVGIVSDTHDNLDLVEAAVETFTAEGVEAVVHCGDFVAPFSVTPFDGDWTFYAARGNNDGEWAVESTVAEFGTYLGEMGEITLDGSEVAVYHGTSGAIVDALVECGNYDYVFHGHTHERGTETYEGTVRVNPGGIAIPPAPGVFSVATLDTDGGDLQFHELG is encoded by the coding sequence ATGCACGTCGGCATCGTCTCCGATACACACGACAACCTGGATCTGGTCGAGGCGGCGGTCGAGACCTTCACCGCGGAAGGTGTCGAGGCGGTCGTCCACTGTGGCGACTTCGTCGCGCCGTTCTCAGTGACCCCCTTCGACGGCGACTGGACGTTCTACGCCGCCCGCGGGAACAACGACGGCGAGTGGGCCGTCGAGTCGACCGTCGCCGAGTTCGGGACGTACCTGGGTGAGATGGGCGAGATCACACTCGACGGCAGCGAGGTCGCGGTGTATCACGGCACGAGCGGTGCCATCGTCGACGCCTTGGTCGAGTGTGGCAACTACGACTACGTCTTCCACGGCCACACCCACGAGCGCGGTACCGAGACCTACGAGGGCACTGTCCGTGTCAACCCCGGCGGTATCGCCATCCCGCCGGCGCCGGGTGTCTTCTCGGTCGCGACACTGGATACCGACGGCGGCGACTTGCAGTTCCACGAACTGGGATAA
- a CDS encoding RNA ligase partner protein: MADRPLKQRFVLDTSLFLTTEIRGPDGDLDAACLELLDLIAAAKQIHNISCYMPPSIKDELTTMLEDRSVDDEVLTKLDTWVITKSPAHYEVMIPAELVYTFIDEMSDRVDRGLRVSEKAVRKAEESRAEAVEEHDHMTEVDKVISDLRDEYRTTLRQGVLDSREDFDLLILARELDAGVVTEDQGIINWAEDFGLRYLKGRAFPSLLREYLAADDPDRWRDQS; the protein is encoded by the coding sequence ATGGCCGACCGCCCGCTGAAACAACGGTTCGTGCTCGATACGTCGCTGTTTCTCACGACGGAGATACGCGGACCGGACGGGGACCTCGACGCGGCCTGTCTGGAGCTGCTCGATTTGATCGCGGCGGCGAAACAGATCCACAACATCTCCTGTTACATGCCCCCGTCGATCAAGGACGAACTGACGACGATGCTCGAAGACCGGTCGGTCGACGACGAGGTGCTGACCAAACTCGACACCTGGGTCATCACCAAATCGCCGGCCCACTACGAGGTGATGATCCCCGCCGAGTTGGTCTACACGTTCATCGACGAGATGTCCGACCGCGTCGACCGTGGCCTGCGGGTCTCGGAGAAGGCCGTCCGCAAGGCCGAGGAGTCACGGGCCGAGGCCGTCGAGGAACACGACCACATGACCGAGGTGGACAAGGTCATCTCGGACCTCCGCGACGAGTACCGGACGACGCTCCGGCAGGGCGTGCTGGACTCGCGTGAGGACTTCGATCTGCTGATCCTGGCGCGCGAACTCGACGCCGGCGTCGTCACCGAGGATCAGGGGATCATCAACTGGGCGGAGGACTTCGGGCTCCGGTATCTCAAGGGGCGGGCCTTCCCGTCGCTGCTCCGGGAGTATCTGGCCGCCGACGACCCGGACCGCTGGCGCGATCAGTCCTGA
- a CDS encoding fluoride efflux transporter FluC — protein sequence MSGFRDEWAGPLALVAVGGFCGAAFRHAIALATPGIAVLQDPITGTLAANLLGSVLLGAVVYDAGAREVLTTRARLLVGTGFLSSLTTYSTFAVQTSGLGPELAALNVAANYGLGFAAVVCGQLLAGWLS from the coding sequence ATGAGTGGGTTCCGCGACGAGTGGGCCGGGCCGCTCGCGCTGGTCGCCGTCGGCGGGTTCTGCGGGGCCGCGTTCCGACACGCCATCGCCCTCGCGACGCCGGGGATCGCCGTCCTGCAGGACCCGATCACCGGGACACTCGCCGCGAACCTCCTCGGGAGCGTCCTGCTGGGCGCGGTCGTCTACGACGCGGGCGCCCGGGAGGTGTTGACCACGCGTGCCAGACTGCTCGTCGGGACGGGTTTCCTCTCGTCGCTGACGACCTACAGCACCTTCGCCGTCCAGACAAGCGGGCTCGGTCCCGAACTCGCCGCCCTGAACGTCGCCGCGAACTACGGGCTCGGCTTCGCCGCGGTCGTCTGCGGGCAGCTCCTCGCGGGGTGGCTGTCGTGA
- a CDS encoding protein-L-isoaspartate(D-aspartate) O-methyltransferase, with protein sequence MTDQARAALVERLRSQDRLDDERVLDAIGTVPRHEFVPDERRNRAYVDSPLPIGEGQTISAPHMVAIMATLLDLRPGDRVLEIGTGCGYHAAVTAELVGAEHVYSVEYHDSLADTARERLTATGYEDVSVRAGDGKQGWPDHAPYDRAYLTCAAPELPRAVVDQTRPGGLVLAPLGDEPQRLVRVRRRADGSLEREAHGAVRFVPLQ encoded by the coding sequence ATGACAGACCAGGCCCGCGCGGCGCTGGTCGAGCGACTCCGGAGCCAGGACCGACTCGACGACGAACGGGTTCTCGACGCGATCGGGACGGTCCCCAGACACGAGTTCGTCCCCGACGAGCGCCGCAACCGTGCCTACGTTGACAGCCCGCTGCCCATCGGTGAGGGCCAGACGATCTCCGCGCCACACATGGTCGCGATCATGGCGACGCTTCTGGACCTTCGGCCCGGCGACCGCGTGCTGGAGATCGGGACCGGCTGTGGCTACCACGCTGCCGTGACGGCCGAACTGGTCGGAGCCGAACACGTCTACAGCGTGGAGTACCACGACTCGCTGGCCGACACAGCCCGCGAGCGCCTGACAGCGACCGGCTACGAGGACGTGTCGGTCCGTGCCGGCGACGGCAAACAGGGCTGGCCCGACCACGCTCCCTACGACCGCGCGTATCTCACCTGTGCCGCCCCCGAACTCCCGCGAGCGGTCGTCGACCAGACCCGTCCGGGCGGGCTGGTGCTCGCCCCGCTCGGTGACGAACCTCAGCGACTCGTTCGCGTCCGACGCCGCGCCGACGGCTCGCTCGAACGCGAGGCACACGGGGCGGTCCGGTTCGTCCCGTTACAGTAG
- a CDS encoding DUF7382 domain-containing protein: protein MFDALWRDERGIEGLPIRLVIALVVGVACMSVMMSTISGIQTLQVTEVDVQPAPEVTKPGSSSVGVTVVDPDGAPVADATVVAKSGTATLSSVKTAKTGSSGTASLSLSPSLGPNQDEGTVVFEVKPPAGSSYQDNRANTDLLVVSS from the coding sequence ATGTTCGACGCCCTGTGGCGGGACGAACGTGGTATCGAAGGGCTGCCGATCCGGCTTGTCATCGCGCTTGTCGTCGGCGTCGCCTGCATGAGCGTGATGATGAGCACCATCTCGGGCATCCAGACGCTCCAGGTGACCGAAGTCGACGTGCAACCGGCCCCGGAGGTCACGAAACCCGGGAGCAGCTCAGTCGGTGTGACCGTCGTCGATCCGGACGGGGCGCCGGTCGCCGACGCGACGGTCGTCGCCAAGAGCGGGACGGCCACACTGTCGTCGGTCAAGACCGCAAAGACCGGGTCCAGCGGGACGGCGTCGCTGTCGCTGTCGCCGTCGCTGGGTCCGAATCAGGACGAGGGGACGGTGGTCTTCGAAGTGAAACCGCCGGCCGGCAGTAGCTACCAGGATAACCGAGCGAACACCGATCTGCTAGTGGTGAGCTCCTAG
- a CDS encoding fluoride efflux transporter FluC, giving the protein MNPLLLVGVGGAVGALARYTLSRTLERDLLDTFAVNVLGSVLLGLLVTAPVGEPVTVAAGTGFCGAFTTFSSFAVETVQLAENDELGAAAGYAGGMLGAALVGVLVGSAVGAAL; this is encoded by the coding sequence GTGAATCCGTTGCTCCTGGTGGGTGTCGGCGGCGCGGTCGGTGCGCTGGCCCGGTACACCCTGTCCCGGACGCTCGAACGCGACCTGCTTGATACGTTCGCGGTGAACGTCCTCGGGAGCGTCCTGCTGGGCCTGCTCGTCACTGCCCCGGTCGGTGAGCCGGTCACGGTGGCGGCCGGGACCGGCTTCTGTGGCGCGTTCACCACGTTCTCCTCGTTCGCGGTCGAGACGGTCCAGTTAGCGGAGAACGACGAACTCGGCGCGGCGGCGGGTTACGCCGGCGGGATGCTCGGGGCCGCCCTGGTCGGGGTTCTGGTCGGTAGTGCAGTCGGGGCCGCGCTGTAG
- a CDS encoding ATP-binding protein codes for MVVIGREGESGPTARLGHYRARDGSRGARVDLDLDGPHAGLVVGKRGTGKSYTLGVLAEALAESDGVAPVVVDPMGGFAGLAAGDTPATVVEPRVRAGSLAPREWCALLGLDPERGAGSLLWRAASRHDTLQAMCRWVESADADRSIRRATTNHLALAADWDVFDPDGLDAAGLDGPGATVLDLSGRARRPASAVLAAVATALYEGRVDGTTTRLPWLLVDEAHAFTDGVAAGPLRRLVTRGHQPGVSLWLATQRPSALPTVAVSQADLHLTHRLTSRADIEALAAAHPTYLDGDWATRLPEAPGEALVVDDTTESVHHVRVRERRTPHGGGSPRASAVVDP; via the coding sequence ATGGTCGTCATCGGACGCGAGGGGGAATCGGGGCCGACGGCCCGGCTGGGTCACTACCGGGCGCGGGACGGGAGCCGCGGCGCCCGCGTCGATCTGGATCTCGACGGCCCCCACGCCGGACTGGTCGTCGGGAAACGCGGGACAGGAAAGAGCTACACCCTGGGGGTCCTCGCGGAGGCGCTGGCAGAGAGCGACGGCGTCGCACCGGTCGTCGTCGACCCGATGGGCGGCTTCGCCGGGCTCGCGGCGGGGGACACGCCGGCCACCGTCGTCGAGCCACGGGTCCGGGCCGGCTCGCTCGCTCCGCGCGAGTGGTGTGCACTGCTCGGACTGGACCCCGAACGTGGCGCGGGGAGCCTCCTCTGGCGGGCGGCCAGCCGGCACGACACGCTCCAGGCGATGTGTCGCTGGGTCGAGAGCGCCGACGCCGACCGGTCGATCAGACGCGCGACGACGAACCACCTCGCACTGGCGGCCGACTGGGACGTGTTCGATCCGGACGGGCTAGACGCAGCGGGGCTCGACGGCCCGGGCGCGACCGTCCTCGACCTCTCCGGCCGGGCTCGACGGCCCGCGAGCGCGGTGCTCGCCGCGGTCGCGACCGCTCTGTACGAGGGACGGGTCGACGGGACGACGACGCGGCTCCCCTGGCTGCTCGTCGACGAGGCCCACGCGTTCACCGACGGCGTCGCCGCCGGCCCGCTCCGCCGGCTCGTCACCCGGGGTCACCAGCCCGGCGTGAGTCTCTGGCTGGCGACACAGCGCCCGAGCGCGCTGCCGACGGTCGCGGTGTCACAGGCCGACCTCCACTTGACCCACCGGCTGACCAGCCGTGCCGACATCGAGGCGCTCGCGGCCGCACACCCGACGTATCTCGACGGCGACTGGGCGACGCGGCTGCCCGAGGCGCCCGGCGAGGCGCTCGTCGTCGACGACACCACTGAGTCGGTCCACCACGTCCGGGTGCGCGAGCGCCGGACGCCACACGGCGGTGGGAGTCCGCGCGCCTCGGCCGTCGTCGATCCGTGA
- a CDS encoding DUF7533 family protein, whose amino-acid sequence MAGGILDTIGLLTVVVFAIPVALFGAEHLLRGEFVAGVGFLAIAAGMVAIEQYLVTPTDLPSMAAEKTVGAVAKTDEDDDQD is encoded by the coding sequence ATGGCAGGAGGCATCCTCGATACGATCGGCCTGCTGACGGTCGTCGTCTTCGCGATCCCCGTCGCGCTGTTCGGCGCCGAGCACCTGCTCCGGGGCGAGTTCGTCGCCGGCGTCGGCTTTCTCGCGATCGCCGCCGGGATGGTCGCCATCGAGCAGTACCTCGTCACGCCGACGGACCTCCCGTCGATGGCCGCCGAGAAGACCGTCGGTGCCGTCGCCAAGACCGACGAGGACGACGATCAGGACTGA
- a CDS encoding type II glyceraldehyde-3-phosphate dehydrogenase, whose product MLHVGINGFGTIGKRVADAVRAQPDMAVAGVSKRTPNFEATIAHDRGYDLYAAGEDGGASFDAAGLHTDGTVHDLVAASDVVVDTTPGGVGAENADLYADHDTPAIFQGGEDPDVAEMSFNARANYESALEADTARVVSCNTTGLSRLFAPLRERYGIEKARVTLVRRGGDPGQTSRGPINDTLPDPVEIPSHHGPDVQTVFPDIDIDTMGMKVPTTQMHTHSVNVTLDADPSAAEIRDLLAEESRLFLIPETLGIDGAGKLKEYTRDAGRPRGDVWENCIWAESVTVEDGDLYLFQAIHQEADVVPENIDAVRALSGRTPDAARSISRTDEALGVGRGLVQHGGATARRTADD is encoded by the coding sequence ATGCTCCATGTGGGCATCAACGGCTTTGGCACGATCGGCAAGCGGGTCGCCGACGCGGTACGTGCCCAGCCCGATATGGCCGTCGCTGGCGTCTCGAAACGGACACCGAACTTCGAGGCGACGATCGCACACGACCGCGGCTACGACCTCTACGCGGCCGGCGAGGACGGCGGGGCGTCGTTCGACGCCGCCGGCCTCCACACCGACGGGACGGTGCACGATCTCGTCGCGGCGAGCGATGTCGTCGTCGACACGACGCCCGGCGGGGTTGGCGCGGAGAACGCCGACCTCTACGCCGACCACGACACGCCGGCGATCTTCCAGGGCGGCGAGGACCCCGACGTGGCCGAGATGAGTTTCAACGCCAGGGCCAACTACGAGTCGGCGCTGGAGGCCGACACCGCCCGCGTGGTCTCGTGTAACACGACCGGCCTGTCACGGCTGTTTGCCCCACTGCGCGAGCGGTACGGCATCGAGAAGGCCCGGGTGACGCTGGTCCGGCGCGGGGGCGACCCCGGCCAGACCAGCCGCGGCCCGATCAACGACACGCTGCCCGACCCGGTCGAGATCCCCTCCCACCACGGTCCCGACGTACAGACCGTCTTCCCGGATATCGACATCGACACGATGGGCATGAAGGTCCCGACGACACAGATGCACACCCACAGCGTCAACGTCACGCTCGACGCCGATCCCTCGGCCGCCGAGATCAGGGACCTGCTGGCCGAGGAGTCGCGGCTGTTCCTGATCCCGGAGACGCTCGGTATCGACGGAGCGGGCAAGCTCAAAGAGTACACCCGCGACGCCGGCCGGCCGCGGGGCGATGTCTGGGAGAACTGCATCTGGGCGGAATCGGTCACCGTCGAGGACGGTGACCTCTACCTGTTCCAGGCGATCCACCAGGAGGCCGACGTGGTGCCCGAGAACATCGACGCCGTCCGGGCGCTGTCGGGCCGGACCCCCGACGCCGCCCGCAGCATCAGCCGGACCGACGAGGCGCTGGGCGTCGGGCGCGGGCTGGTCCAACACGGCGGTGCGACCGCCCGTCGGACCGCCGACGACTGA